From Aurantimicrobium sp. INA4, one genomic window encodes:
- a CDS encoding ABC transporter ATP-binding protein has translation MASTTSTPHAVTNTAFEVRFEGVGRSFEAANTRRKDSAETRTVLRDINITVEPGELVAILGASGCGKSTLLRITAGLDTGFTGNVSIDGTPVEGIDPRCAFAFQEPRLLPWRTVEQNVALGLPHGLDKAAGEKRVAELLELVGLAPSSHLRPREISGGMAQRASLARALARNPGVLLLDEPFGALDALTRLKMQDLLLDIHEAAPTTVLLVTHDVDEALQLADRIVLLGRMPEEPGATITELLKVPGGRPRDRGSAELAELRAQLLGGLGVDRHTTSTFSI, from the coding sequence ATGGCCTCCACCACTTCCACACCTCATGCCGTGACCAACACGGCATTTGAGGTGCGCTTTGAGGGAGTCGGCCGCAGTTTTGAGGCGGCGAACACTCGTCGCAAGGATTCTGCTGAAACCCGCACTGTGCTTCGAGACATCAACATCACAGTTGAGCCAGGAGAGCTTGTTGCCATTCTTGGTGCTAGTGGCTGCGGTAAATCAACTTTGCTTCGCATCACAGCCGGGCTCGACACTGGATTCACCGGAAATGTGAGCATCGATGGAACCCCAGTCGAGGGCATTGATCCTCGTTGTGCTTTTGCTTTCCAGGAACCCCGGTTACTTCCTTGGCGAACTGTTGAACAAAATGTTGCTCTGGGACTCCCGCATGGTCTCGACAAAGCAGCAGGTGAGAAACGGGTTGCTGAACTTCTTGAACTCGTCGGTTTAGCACCTTCCTCACATTTACGCCCCAGAGAAATTTCTGGTGGGATGGCTCAGCGAGCGTCACTGGCACGTGCACTAGCCCGCAACCCTGGAGTTCTCTTATTGGATGAACCTTTTGGTGCACTCGATGCGCTCACCAGGCTCAAAATGCAAGATTTGCTTCTCGACATTCACGAGGCAGCACCCACAACAGTGTTGTTGGTCACGCACGATGTCGACGAGGCCCTCCAATTAGCTGACCGCATTGTTTTGCTGGGACGAATGCCCGAGGAGCCCGGTGCGACCATTACGGAACTACTGAAAGTTCCAGGTGGCCGACCTCGCGACCGTGGCTCCGCAGAACTAGCTGAACTCCGAGCGCAACTGCTTGGTGGCCTAGGTGTCGATCGTCACACGACGAGCACCTTCAGCATCTAA